In the Octopus sinensis linkage group LG17, ASM634580v1, whole genome shotgun sequence genome, one interval contains:
- the LOC115220700 gene encoding serine/arginine repetitive matrix protein 2 isoform X11 encodes METVIIQGTDFAKEFEKPNDRASHIKIGRAKQKIIGNQGTILQCTSLNVASSNNRSDGKLNAVAQKPTVAQSVETATKKNDGPCRTSDLEGSAASSCSAVKTNCKKAGSTAVPVTTSCTITAASGRKDGSFVGRGNVQLVNTSCITKGKILTRPTPIVPPPLRPNDNSKTMRRNSAFTNMRPVVPNPGNIFPGSTPPRVRNPGSNFNTPRPGVCVQGNLYGRPNVPMGNVRNARQMGMVNRFNTPRSVGGILVRPSGSPLMRPTCPGTKGNQLIMSSVSNIVNPKIAGSSKQNVKANSNTTTTTTMTTTTSTSSTTTTTATTTTTTTPTTTTTTTINNVNIKNNVTFTNSKSKALASDGNSGKANNGRNLVKSKPESNKVISETKTQVNTSNSTLDLDVTKKISNNNNTTTNKSANVGATKFSENSQVNVASSSSTKSNSIVKVASSTAVHTVPSSSSSITNDKLIITTTTNTATAIKASLKPSGTISTSLPNSTPVASVSGQLQSSCTETKEKEQHPPDSTGAEESCDVLDDSEGSKSAISFSFCRKMGQKLSSSVPFGKERDEKLLHSGESEREPKEIKAAEETSDSVEKGDAEKSEKSSEEKPAAKELPPAGMPFLKVLNKEQTLELDWPVEMIQYTKTQPPITYSCNPLFFDFSELLPKNKSQKSDDVSKTKVKGKSEEMSTVKVEVNSFTNKDELKESKPLARKSKKKKRKLSTQHHSDEDEPKAKKKKKKKHKKKEHKTEEGVSGKDDNKNVSVESGKNKRHKKKKKRSHQSGTKSDTELGDGGEAVRNKSSHKSKHKKHKSRKSKKKRHKSDEFEKQSQSGHESEEETTGPYGIGLKNKQLKKRKSQLKSESGNVSSEEETTAAASDNSKVTKVHKTKVKLVGVDRSELPELDSKQSTAAATTTAISMGEEEKPDVSKKRPVSVGTSGSLFESMDDCKKISKEETVCVKAGSSSERKRHSGDTDSPLSKRKASKNPCIKSEEDTWSKMENLFEARFDPEGNKASWDTSSDSDVESPVNSCLKSKNNSEVFKRKKNGDESIQTDKKENNKNNNNSNNNNNSNNNNSNNKSAFSSSKVDSRIENYHQSSGSDTDQPSCSVQKSYKRKKCYSGESHHSESQCRSREHSYSSSYSDRDSHYSDKSKHRHSRSHSSSNSRSRSRSRSVSYERHGSHRGRRYSYSSYSEDDYRYRRRRTASRSCSRHRSRTRSSSYSHSRRYRSYSSEHRSYTSSSSRSRSRSESRGRSRSYSYSRSHSKSSSYSRSRSRSRSYHKSHSKSRSPHKSKSDYRHKSSPEPRYSSSYSTKKYSQSLQSKKSDNDKSGKLDPAKIPMPGDIKDGGSDQQDKSKGKSSPGESTKSATPVSEASTATTSVTSKADTAGQSNNSDAKPSSGGLKNIPLPPFQVAEAAHLTPENQTRPPPPPPQLIPPPRFPAAANDNLLHPLPDLSQPPPSAAIIPTCPPPPPPPPPPLNMNMPALPPTRMGAPSLYGHLSLPTREPTPMNVPPPPPPPRTPLPFTPRSVTRLEQTKDGSVVVKPAIEQNIQSLPATPSLLPLVVEAVEKEMTPPLPPPKSPPPQPPPPPKKEDEKKSCEDISPMPLPIIPPEQAEQYKHLQEMAQKHALKQQRRQHQKETGQVEESDDDESMEMEGQVSTVVSDEETDEQPGILALPEPEPQHLQQQILLPQAQHAGSPVIAHHPMVPFSQQQQIMIPPNALLQSQGTFPIQAGGPVIAIPQMSHGAAHHHHPHHALAGHHALHHHLHATAAGLPIAAAAHPFHHQLIAAPSQLMPLASPQPLLTQIHPPGSIIIGHQVYIPRFPRAI; translated from the exons aaaATTATTGGTAACCAAGGAACTATTCTTCAGTGTACCAGTCTGAATGTTGCCAGCAGCAATAACAGAAGCGATGGCAAACTTAATGCTGTTGCCCAAAAACCTACAGTGGCTCAATCTGTTGAAACTGCAACAAAGAAAAACGATGGGCCTTGCCGAACAAGTGACTTAGAAGGAAGTGCAGCTAGCAGCTGTTCTGCTGTCAAGACAAACTGCAAAAAAGCTGGAAGTACTGCTGTGCCAGTTACTACTAGTTGTACGATAACAGCTGCCTCAGGAAGAAAGGACGGAAGCTTTGTTGGAAGAGGAAATGTCCAACTAGTCAATACTAGTTGTATTACCAAAGGAAAGATTCTCACAAGACCAACTCCTATTGTTCCTCCACCTTTAAGACCTAATGATAATTCAAAAACTATGAGACGTAATTCAGCTTTTACAAACATGAGACCAGTTGTTCCGAACCCTGGGAATATATTTCCTGGTTCTACTCCACCAAGGGTTCGAAATCCTGGCTCCAACTTCAATACACCTCGACCAGGTGTTTGTGTACAAGGCAATTTATATGGTAGACCAAATGTTCCAATGGGCAATGTGAGGAATGCCAGACAGATGGGTATGGTGAACAGATTCAACACCCCCCGATCAGTGGGTGGAATACTTGTGCGACCAAGTGGTTCTCCTTTGATGCGACCAACATGTCCTGGAACTAAGGGTAATCAGCTAATTATGTCCAGTGTTTCTAATATTGTGAATCCAAAGATTGCAGGTTCTAGCAAGCAGAATGTCAAAGCGAattctaatactactactactactactatgactactactactagtacttcatctactacaactactacagcaactactactactactacaactccaaccacaactactactacaactattaataatgttaatattaaaaataatgtgaCTTTTACCAACTCTAAAAGCAAGGCATTAGCATCAGATGGAAATAGTGGCAAGGCCAACAATGGGAGGAATTTGGTAAAATCAAAACCTGAATCAAACAAAGTGATTagtgaaacaaaaacacaggTGAACACAAGTAACTCTACTCTTGATTTAGATGTCACTAAAAagatcagcaataataataatactactactaataaaagTGCCAATGTTGGTGCTACTAAGTTTTCTGAGAACAGTCAAGTAAATgtagctagtagtagtagtactaagtCGAACAGTATTGTAAAAGTTGCAAGTAGCACAGCAGTACATACAGTGCCATCTTCCAGCTCATCTATTACAAACGACAAgttaatcatcaccaccaccactaatactgctACTGCTATAAAAGCAAGCCTCAAACCAAGTGGAACTATTTCTACAAGTTTACCAAATTCTACTCCAGTTGCTTCTGTCAGTGGACAGTTACAATCTTCATGTACTGAAACTAAAGAAAA gGAACAACATCCACCAGATTCCACTGGGGCAGAAGAGAGCTGTGATGTATTGGATGACAGTGAAGGATCTAAAAGTGCcatttcattctctttttgtcgaaAAATGGGGCAAAAGTTATCATCTTCGGTTCCATTTGGTAAGGAAAGAGATGAAAAACTGTTACATTCtggtgaaagtgagagagaacctAAAGAAATTAAAGCAGCTGAAGAAACCAGTGATAGTGTTGAGAAAGGTGATGCAGAAAAGTCTGAGAAGTCTTCTGAAGAGAAGCCAGCTGCTAAAGAATTGCCACCTGCTGGAATGCCATTTTTAAAAGTTCTTAACAAAGAACAAACCCTTGAGTTAGACTGGCCTGTTGAAATGATCCAGTATACAAAGACTCAGCCCCCCATAACCTATAGCTGTAATCCTCTCTTCTTTGACTTCAGTGAATTATTACCGAAGAATAAATCTCAGAAAAGCGATGATGTTTCTAAAACTAAAGTAAAAGGGAAAAGTGAGGAGATGTCAACTGTGAAGGTGGAGGTAAATAGCTTCACTAACAAGGATGAACTGAAGGAAAGTAAGCCATTGGCAAGGAAGTCTAAGAAGAAAAAGCGAAAATTGTCCACTCAACATCACTCTGATGAAGATGAACCaaaagcaaagaagaagaagaaaaagaaacacaagaaGAAAGAGCATAAAACAGAGGAAGGTGTTTCTGGCAAAGATGATAATAAGAATGTGTCTGTGGAAAGTGGGAAGAATAAAAgacataagaagaaaaagaaacgatcTCATCAATCTGGCACCAAGTCTGATACTGAGTTAGGAGACGGTGGTGAAGCAGTTCGGAACAAGAGTTCacataaaagcaaacataaaaaacACAAGTCAAGAAAATCCAAGAAGAAAAGGCACAAAAGTGATGAGTTTGAGAAGCAATCCCAAAGTGGCCATGAGAGCGAAGAGGAAACTACAGGTCCATATGGCATCGGTCTGAAAAATAAacagttgaagaaaagaaaatcacaacTGAAATCTGAAAGTGGTAATGTTTCTTCAGAAGAAGAAACTACAGCAGCAGCATCTGATAATAGTAAGGTCACCAAAGTTCACAAAACCAAAGTTAAATTAGTAGGTGTTGATCGAAGTGAATTACCTGAGCTGGACTCTAAGCagtccactgctgctgctactactactgccattTCTATGGGTGAAGAGGAAAAACCTGATGTAAGTAAGAAAAGGCCTGTGAGCGTTGGTACTTCTGGTTCTTTATTTGAATCTATGGATGATTGtaagaaaatttcaaaagaagaaaCTGTTTGTGTAAAGGCTGGTTCTAGCAGCGAGAGGAAGCGCCATTCTGGTGATACTGATTCCCCTTTAAGTAAGAGGAAAGCATCTAAAAATCCTTGTATAAAGAGTGAAGAAGACACATGGAGTAAAATGGAAAATCTATTTGAAGCTCGCTTCGACCCGGAAGGGAACAAAGCATCATGGGACACAAGCAGTGATAGTGATGTTGAATCCCCTGTTAATTCATGTTTGAAGTCTAAAAATAACAGTGAAGTCTTTAAGAGAAAGAAGAATGGTGATGAATCTATACAGaccgataaaaaagaaaataataaaaataataataatagcaacaacaacaataatagtaataacaataatagtaataataaaagtgCATTTTCAAGTTCGAAAGTTGACTCCCGTATTGAAAATTATCATCAAAGCTCTGGAAGTGATACGGATCAGCCTTCTTGCTCTGTACAGAAAAGCTACAAACGAAAGAAATGTTATTCTGGTGAGAGTCATCACAGTGAGAGTCAGTGTCGAAGCAGGGAACATTCTTATAGCTCATCTTACAGCGATAGAGACTCGCATTATTCAGACAAATCAAAACATAGGCACTCTAGGTCACATTCATCCAGCAATTCTCGATCGAGGTCACGATCACGGTCAGTGTCCTACGAAAGACATGGTTCTCACAGAGGTCGACGTTACTCCTACAGTAGTTATTCGGAAGACGACTATCGTTACAGGCGCAGGCGTACGGCATCACGCTCTTGCAGCCGGCACCGGTCTCGAACTCGTTCCAGCTCGTACAGTCATTCTAGAAGATACAGATCCTATTCCAGTGAACACCGGTCATACACTAGCAGCAGTAGCCGGTCAAGAAGTCGATCAGAGTCACGGGGTCGCTCTCGCTCATATTCCTACTCACGATCACACTCCAAATCTTCCTCCTACTCGAGGTCGCGATCAAGGTCACGGTCGTATCATAAGTCTCATTCAAAGTCACGCTCACCCCACAAATCTAAATCAGATTACAGACACAAAAGTAGTCCAGAACCCAGATACAGTTCTTCTTACTCGACCAAAAAATATTCTCAAAGTCTTCAGAGTAAAAAGAGTGACAATGATAAAAGTGGTAAGCTTGATCCTGCTAAAATTCCAATGCCTGGTGATATCAAAGATGGTGGAAGTGACCAACAGGACAAAAGTAAAGGGAAAAGTTCCCCAGGAGAAAGTACCAAGTCAGCTACACCTGTCAGTGAAGCTAGCACTGCAACCACCAGTGTCACTAGCAAGGCTGACACAGCTGGGCAGAGCAACAACAGTGATGCAAAACCAAGCAGTGGTGGCTTGAAAAATATTCCCTTGCCTCCTTTCCAAGTGGCAGAGGCTGCCCACTTGACACCCGAAAATCAAACACGCccaccccctccccctccccaacTCATACCTCCACCGCGCTTCCCAGCTGCTGCAAATGATAATCTCTTGCATCCTCTACCTGACCTCTCGCAGCCACCACCCTCTGCGGCCATCATTCCTACCTGCCCACCACCCCCTCctcccccaccgccaccactcaACATGAACATGCCTGCACTGCCACCTACCAGAATGGGGGCACCGTCATTGTATGGCCACCTCAGCCTGCCCACTCGGGAGCCAACACCCATGAATGTTCCACCTCCGCCACCTCCTCCAAGAACGCCGCTACCATTCACACCTCGGTCGGTGACACGCCTGGAACAGACCAAGGATGGTAGTGTTGTTGTAAAACCTGCAATAgaacaaaatatacaaagcctGCCAGCCACCCCCAGTTTGCTGCCTTTAGTTGTGGAGGCTGTGGAGAAGGAAATGACACCACCTCTTCCACCCCCTAAGTCGCCCCCACCCCAACCACCCCCTCCACCCAAGAAAGAGGATGAGAAAAAGAGCTGTGAAGATATCTCGCCAATGCCACTCCCTATCATCCCTCCAGAACAGGCAGAGCAGTACAAGCACTTACAGGAGATGGCACAGAAACATGCATTAAAGCAACAGAGGCGTCAGCATCAGAAGGAGACAGGCCAAGTTGaagagagtgatgatgatgagtcaatGGAAATGGAAGGGCAGGTTTCGACTGTAGTGTCTGATGAAGAGACCGATGAGCAACCTGGAATTTTGGCTTTGCCGGAACCTGAACCTCAGCACTTACAGCAGCAGATTCTCTTACCGCAGGCGCAACACGCCGGTAGCCCAGTCATTGCACACCACCCTATGGTGCCGTTCTCTCAACAGCAGCAGATAATGATCCCTCCAAATGCGTTGCTCCAGTCTCAGGGCACGTTTCCAATCCAGGCTGGAGGACCAGTTATCGCCATTCCACAGATGTCTCATGGAGCAGCCCATCACCACCATCCGCACCATGCTTTGGCTGGTCACCATGCTCTCCACCATCACTTACATGCAACTGCTGCTGGGCTACCAATAGCTGCTGCAGCCCATCCATTTCATCATCAACTCATCGCGGCTCCCAGTCAACTTATGCCATTGGCTTCACCTCAGCCACTCCTCACTCAGATACACCCCCCAGGCTCAATAATTATAGGTCATCAGGTATATATACCAAGGTTCCCCAGAGCTATTTAA
- the LOC115220700 gene encoding serine/arginine repetitive matrix protein 2 isoform X3, protein MSQKVTQAFHLNCFPFIQKKGKSGVVGPKKSEQLTISHGVVSDSQNKSGPNETEPLSSEMETVIIQGTDFAKEFEKPNDRASHIKIGRAKQKIIGNQGTILQCTSLNVASSNNRSDGKLNAVAQKPTVAQSVETATKKNDGPCRTSDLEGSAASSCSAVKTNCKKAGSTAVPVTTSCTITAASGRKDGSFVGRGNVQLVNTSCITKGKILTRPTPIVPPPLRPNDNSKTMRRNSAFTNMRPVVPNPGNIFPGSTPPRVRNPGSNFNTPRPGVCVQGNLYGRPNVPMGNVRNARQMGMVNRFNTPRSVGGILVRPSGSPLMRPTCPGTKGNQLIMSSVSNIVNPKIAGSSKQNVKANSNTTTTTTMTTTTSTSSTTTTTATTTTTTTPTTTTTTTINNVNIKNNVTFTNSKSKALASDGNSGKANNGRNLVKSKPESNKVISETKTQVNTSNSTLDLDVTKKISNNNNTTTNKSANVGATKFSENSQVNVASSSSTKSNSIVKVASSTAVHTVPSSSSSITNDKLIITTTTNTATAIKASLKPSGTISTSLPNSTPVASVSGQLQSSCTETKEKEQHPPDSTGAEESCDVLDDSEGSKSAISFSFCRKMGQKLSSSVPFGKERDEKLLHSGESEREPKEIKAAEETSDSVEKGDAEKSEKSSEEKPAAKELPPAGMPFLKVLNKEQTLELDWPVEMIQYTKTQPPITYSCNPLFFDFSELLPKNKSQKSDDVSKTKVKGKSEEMSTVKVEVNSFTNKDELKESKPLARKSKKKKRKLSTQHHSDEDEPKAKKKKKKKHKKKEHKTEEGVSGKDDNKNVSVESGKNKRHKKKKKRSHQSGTKSDTELGDGGEAVRNKSSHKSKHKKHKSRKSKKKRHKSDEFEKQSQSGHESEEETTGPYGIGLKNKQLKKRKSQLKSESGNVSSEEETTAAASDNSKVTKVHKTKVKLVGVDRSELPELDSKQSTAAATTTAISMGEEEKPDVSKKRPVSVGTSGSLFESMDDCKKISKEETVCVKAGSSSERKRHSGDTDSPLSKRKASKNPCIKSEEDTWSKMENLFEARFDPEGNKASWDTSSDSDVESPVNSCLKSKNNSEVFKRKKNGDESIQTDKKENNKNNNNSNNNNNSNNNNSNNKSAFSSSKVDSRIENYHQSSGSDTDQPSCSVQKSYKRKKCYSGESHHSESQCRSREHSYSSSYSDRDSHYSDKSKHRHSRSHSSSNSRSRSRSRSVSYERHGSHRGRRYSYSSYSEDDYRYRRRRTASRSCSRHRSRTRSSSYSHSRRYRSYSSEHRSYTSSSSRSRSRSESRGRSRSYSYSRSHSKSSSYSRSRSRSRSYHKSHSKSRSPHKSKSDYRHKSSPEPRYSSSYSTKKYSQSLQSKKSDNDKSGKLDPAKIPMPGDIKDGGSDQQDKSKGKSSPGESTKSATPVSEASTATTSVTSKADTAGQSNNSDAKPSSGGLKNIPLPPFQVAEAAHLTPENQTRPPPPPPQLIPPPRFPAAANDNLLHPLPDLSQPPPSAAIIPTCPPPPPPPPPPLNMNMPALPPTRMGAPSLYGHLSLPTREPTPMNVPPPPPPPRTPLPFTPRSVTRLEQTKDGSVVVKPAIEQNIQSLPATPSLLPLVVEAVEKEMTPPLPPPKSPPPQPPPPPKKEDEKKSCEDISPMPLPIIPPEQAEQYKHLQEMAQKHALKQQRRQHQKETGQVEESDDDESMEMEGQVSTVVSDEETDEQPGILALPEPEPQHLQQQILLPQAQHAGSPVIAHHPMVPFSQQQQIMIPPNALLQSQGTFPIQAGGPVIAIPQMSHGAAHHHHPHHALAGHHALHHHLHATAAGLPIAAAAHPFHHQLIAAPSQLMPLASPQPLLTQIHPPGSIIIGHQVYIPRFPRAI, encoded by the exons aaaATTATTGGTAACCAAGGAACTATTCTTCAGTGTACCAGTCTGAATGTTGCCAGCAGCAATAACAGAAGCGATGGCAAACTTAATGCTGTTGCCCAAAAACCTACAGTGGCTCAATCTGTTGAAACTGCAACAAAGAAAAACGATGGGCCTTGCCGAACAAGTGACTTAGAAGGAAGTGCAGCTAGCAGCTGTTCTGCTGTCAAGACAAACTGCAAAAAAGCTGGAAGTACTGCTGTGCCAGTTACTACTAGTTGTACGATAACAGCTGCCTCAGGAAGAAAGGACGGAAGCTTTGTTGGAAGAGGAAATGTCCAACTAGTCAATACTAGTTGTATTACCAAAGGAAAGATTCTCACAAGACCAACTCCTATTGTTCCTCCACCTTTAAGACCTAATGATAATTCAAAAACTATGAGACGTAATTCAGCTTTTACAAACATGAGACCAGTTGTTCCGAACCCTGGGAATATATTTCCTGGTTCTACTCCACCAAGGGTTCGAAATCCTGGCTCCAACTTCAATACACCTCGACCAGGTGTTTGTGTACAAGGCAATTTATATGGTAGACCAAATGTTCCAATGGGCAATGTGAGGAATGCCAGACAGATGGGTATGGTGAACAGATTCAACACCCCCCGATCAGTGGGTGGAATACTTGTGCGACCAAGTGGTTCTCCTTTGATGCGACCAACATGTCCTGGAACTAAGGGTAATCAGCTAATTATGTCCAGTGTTTCTAATATTGTGAATCCAAAGATTGCAGGTTCTAGCAAGCAGAATGTCAAAGCGAattctaatactactactactactactatgactactactactagtacttcatctactacaactactacagcaactactactactactacaactccaaccacaactactactacaactattaataatgttaatattaaaaataatgtgaCTTTTACCAACTCTAAAAGCAAGGCATTAGCATCAGATGGAAATAGTGGCAAGGCCAACAATGGGAGGAATTTGGTAAAATCAAAACCTGAATCAAACAAAGTGATTagtgaaacaaaaacacaggTGAACACAAGTAACTCTACTCTTGATTTAGATGTCACTAAAAagatcagcaataataataatactactactaataaaagTGCCAATGTTGGTGCTACTAAGTTTTCTGAGAACAGTCAAGTAAATgtagctagtagtagtagtactaagtCGAACAGTATTGTAAAAGTTGCAAGTAGCACAGCAGTACATACAGTGCCATCTTCCAGCTCATCTATTACAAACGACAAgttaatcatcaccaccaccactaatactgctACTGCTATAAAAGCAAGCCTCAAACCAAGTGGAACTATTTCTACAAGTTTACCAAATTCTACTCCAGTTGCTTCTGTCAGTGGACAGTTACAATCTTCATGTACTGAAACTAAAGAAAA gGAACAACATCCACCAGATTCCACTGGGGCAGAAGAGAGCTGTGATGTATTGGATGACAGTGAAGGATCTAAAAGTGCcatttcattctctttttgtcgaaAAATGGGGCAAAAGTTATCATCTTCGGTTCCATTTGGTAAGGAAAGAGATGAAAAACTGTTACATTCtggtgaaagtgagagagaacctAAAGAAATTAAAGCAGCTGAAGAAACCAGTGATAGTGTTGAGAAAGGTGATGCAGAAAAGTCTGAGAAGTCTTCTGAAGAGAAGCCAGCTGCTAAAGAATTGCCACCTGCTGGAATGCCATTTTTAAAAGTTCTTAACAAAGAACAAACCCTTGAGTTAGACTGGCCTGTTGAAATGATCCAGTATACAAAGACTCAGCCCCCCATAACCTATAGCTGTAATCCTCTCTTCTTTGACTTCAGTGAATTATTACCGAAGAATAAATCTCAGAAAAGCGATGATGTTTCTAAAACTAAAGTAAAAGGGAAAAGTGAGGAGATGTCAACTGTGAAGGTGGAGGTAAATAGCTTCACTAACAAGGATGAACTGAAGGAAAGTAAGCCATTGGCAAGGAAGTCTAAGAAGAAAAAGCGAAAATTGTCCACTCAACATCACTCTGATGAAGATGAACCaaaagcaaagaagaagaagaaaaagaaacacaagaaGAAAGAGCATAAAACAGAGGAAGGTGTTTCTGGCAAAGATGATAATAAGAATGTGTCTGTGGAAAGTGGGAAGAATAAAAgacataagaagaaaaagaaacgatcTCATCAATCTGGCACCAAGTCTGATACTGAGTTAGGAGACGGTGGTGAAGCAGTTCGGAACAAGAGTTCacataaaagcaaacataaaaaacACAAGTCAAGAAAATCCAAGAAGAAAAGGCACAAAAGTGATGAGTTTGAGAAGCAATCCCAAAGTGGCCATGAGAGCGAAGAGGAAACTACAGGTCCATATGGCATCGGTCTGAAAAATAAacagttgaagaaaagaaaatcacaacTGAAATCTGAAAGTGGTAATGTTTCTTCAGAAGAAGAAACTACAGCAGCAGCATCTGATAATAGTAAGGTCACCAAAGTTCACAAAACCAAAGTTAAATTAGTAGGTGTTGATCGAAGTGAATTACCTGAGCTGGACTCTAAGCagtccactgctgctgctactactactgccattTCTATGGGTGAAGAGGAAAAACCTGATGTAAGTAAGAAAAGGCCTGTGAGCGTTGGTACTTCTGGTTCTTTATTTGAATCTATGGATGATTGtaagaaaatttcaaaagaagaaaCTGTTTGTGTAAAGGCTGGTTCTAGCAGCGAGAGGAAGCGCCATTCTGGTGATACTGATTCCCCTTTAAGTAAGAGGAAAGCATCTAAAAATCCTTGTATAAAGAGTGAAGAAGACACATGGAGTAAAATGGAAAATCTATTTGAAGCTCGCTTCGACCCGGAAGGGAACAAAGCATCATGGGACACAAGCAGTGATAGTGATGTTGAATCCCCTGTTAATTCATGTTTGAAGTCTAAAAATAACAGTGAAGTCTTTAAGAGAAAGAAGAATGGTGATGAATCTATACAGaccgataaaaaagaaaataataaaaataataataatagcaacaacaacaataatagtaataacaataatagtaataataaaagtgCATTTTCAAGTTCGAAAGTTGACTCCCGTATTGAAAATTATCATCAAAGCTCTGGAAGTGATACGGATCAGCCTTCTTGCTCTGTACAGAAAAGCTACAAACGAAAGAAATGTTATTCTGGTGAGAGTCATCACAGTGAGAGTCAGTGTCGAAGCAGGGAACATTCTTATAGCTCATCTTACAGCGATAGAGACTCGCATTATTCAGACAAATCAAAACATAGGCACTCTAGGTCACATTCATCCAGCAATTCTCGATCGAGGTCACGATCACGGTCAGTGTCCTACGAAAGACATGGTTCTCACAGAGGTCGACGTTACTCCTACAGTAGTTATTCGGAAGACGACTATCGTTACAGGCGCAGGCGTACGGCATCACGCTCTTGCAGCCGGCACCGGTCTCGAACTCGTTCCAGCTCGTACAGTCATTCTAGAAGATACAGATCCTATTCCAGTGAACACCGGTCATACACTAGCAGCAGTAGCCGGTCAAGAAGTCGATCAGAGTCACGGGGTCGCTCTCGCTCATATTCCTACTCACGATCACACTCCAAATCTTCCTCCTACTCGAGGTCGCGATCAAGGTCACGGTCGTATCATAAGTCTCATTCAAAGTCACGCTCACCCCACAAATCTAAATCAGATTACAGACACAAAAGTAGTCCAGAACCCAGATACAGTTCTTCTTACTCGACCAAAAAATATTCTCAAAGTCTTCAGAGTAAAAAGAGTGACAATGATAAAAGTGGTAAGCTTGATCCTGCTAAAATTCCAATGCCTGGTGATATCAAAGATGGTGGAAGTGACCAACAGGACAAAAGTAAAGGGAAAAGTTCCCCAGGAGAAAGTACCAAGTCAGCTACACCTGTCAGTGAAGCTAGCACTGCAACCACCAGTGTCACTAGCAAGGCTGACACAGCTGGGCAGAGCAACAACAGTGATGCAAAACCAAGCAGTGGTGGCTTGAAAAATATTCCCTTGCCTCCTTTCCAAGTGGCAGAGGCTGCCCACTTGACACCCGAAAATCAAACACGCccaccccctccccctccccaacTCATACCTCCACCGCGCTTCCCAGCTGCTGCAAATGATAATCTCTTGCATCCTCTACCTGACCTCTCGCAGCCACCACCCTCTGCGGCCATCATTCCTACCTGCCCACCACCCCCTCctcccccaccgccaccactcaACATGAACATGCCTGCACTGCCACCTACCAGAATGGGGGCACCGTCATTGTATGGCCACCTCAGCCTGCCCACTCGGGAGCCAACACCCATGAATGTTCCACCTCCGCCACCTCCTCCAAGAACGCCGCTACCATTCACACCTCGGTCGGTGACACGCCTGGAACAGACCAAGGATGGTAGTGTTGTTGTAAAACCTGCAATAgaacaaaatatacaaagcctGCCAGCCACCCCCAGTTTGCTGCCTTTAGTTGTGGAGGCTGTGGAGAAGGAAATGACACCACCTCTTCCACCCCCTAAGTCGCCCCCACCCCAACCACCCCCTCCACCCAAGAAAGAGGATGAGAAAAAGAGCTGTGAAGATATCTCGCCAATGCCACTCCCTATCATCCCTCCAGAACAGGCAGAGCAGTACAAGCACTTACAGGAGATGGCACAGAAACATGCATTAAAGCAACAGAGGCGTCAGCATCAGAAGGAGACAGGCCAAGTTGaagagagtgatgatgatgagtcaatGGAAATGGAAGGGCAGGTTTCGACTGTAGTGTCTGATGAAGAGACCGATGAGCAACCTGGAATTTTGGCTTTGCCGGAACCTGAACCTCAGCACTTACAGCAGCAGATTCTCTTACCGCAGGCGCAACACGCCGGTAGCCCAGTCATTGCACACCACCCTATGGTGCCGTTCTCTCAACAGCAGCAGATAATGATCCCTCCAAATGCGTTGCTCCAGTCTCAGGGCACGTTTCCAATCCAGGCTGGAGGACCAGTTATCGCCATTCCACAGATGTCTCATGGAGCAGCCCATCACCACCATCCGCACCATGCTTTGGCTGGTCACCATGCTCTCCACCATCACTTACATGCAACTGCTGCTGGGCTACCAATAGCTGCTGCAGCCCATCCATTTCATCATCAACTCATCGCGGCTCCCAGTCAACTTATGCCATTGGCTTCACCTCAGCCACTCCTCACTCAGATACACCCCCCAGGCTCAATAATTATAGGTCATCAGGTATATATACCAAGGTTCCCCAGAGCTATTTAA